A region of Salvia splendens isolate huo1 chromosome 17, SspV2, whole genome shotgun sequence DNA encodes the following proteins:
- the LOC121774586 gene encoding protein FAR1-RELATED SEQUENCE 5-like, giving the protein MSSSQRSESSHSFFKKYVSHKNSLMDFITRFNRALRHQRHNELVADHIDMNEHPKIKTNWPMETQMVKVYTKKKWTEFQDEMSQSHGYFVEHTTTRDDIMMYNVVSFQSSSSKPRQLMHDRQRDHISCSCGKFEFDGIPCRHMLAFFRISQIFELPKKYILKRWTQEAKIGVVYALDDENTNDDPTRLLMTRRSKLSYKASILIDYASLTDEGTKFLNKQLDSLHGKIKEMGASSTTVPSSQTRKNLDKPRNIGDPSNIRTKGCSKRMLSSKEKSTLKSRACHGCGLSGVSHDKRNCPKLHDWYVNCC; this is encoded by the coding sequence ATGTCAAGTAGTCAGAGATCTGAGAGTTCGCATTCATTTTTCAAAAAGTATGTCTCTCACAAGAACTCATTGATGGATTTTATCACTCGATTCAATCGAGCACTAAGACACCAAAGACACAATGAGTTAGTTGCTGATCATATTGACATGAATGAGCAtcccaaaatcaaaacaaattggCCGATGGAAACACAAATGGTTAAAGTGTACACGAAGAAAAAATGGACGGAGTTTCAAGATGAAATGAGTCAAAGTCATGGTTACTTTGTGGAGCATACCACTACAAGAGATGATATCATGATGTACAATGTTGTAAGTTTTCAAAGTTCCTCCTCAAAACCAAGGCAACTCATGCATGATAGACAAAGAGATCATATATCTTGTAGTTGTGGAAAATTCGAGTTTGATGGCATTCCGTGCAGACACATGCTAGCTTTCTTCCGGATTAGCCAAATATTTGAACTACCTAAGAAGTATATACTCAAAAGATGGACGCAAGAAGCAAAGATTGGTGTTGTTTATGCACTAGATGATGAAAATACCAACGATGATCCAACAAGACTTTTGATGACACGACGCTCCAAGTTATCCTATAAGGCATCAATATTGATTGATTATGCATCTTTGACTGATGAGGGGACAAAGTTTTTGAATAAACAACTTGATTCATTGCATGGAAAAATCAAAGAGATGGGTGCTAGTTCAACCACTGTGCCCAGTAGTCAAACAAGGAAGAACTTAGATAAACCCAGAAATATTGGCGATCCTTCTAATATAAGAACAAAGGGATGCAGTAAGAGAATGTTATCGTCAAAGGAGAAGTCAACTTTAAAGTCTAGAGCTTGTCATGGATGTGGACTAAGTGGAGTATCACATGATAAACGTAATTGTCCAAAATTGCATGACTGGTATGTGAATTGCTGTTGA
- the LOC121774587 gene encoding protein FAR1-RELATED SEQUENCE 5-like: MNDELHIPQTANDRKPEIGMKFASIDDAFEFYNQYAREAGFSARISNSKKNKMNEVVWKQFVCFKAGQIDEVRSKNRASSGGPIKKRARGEVRTDCKAKISIVKQQTGPYWSISLFTECHNHGLSTPLKVHLLRSHRSVSAAKRVLTQQFSEANIPTCQQMQLMEIEHGGPESVGCTERDIRNLERDMRDEQKGINAETLVEFFTSEKEKNSSFFFDYETDSDNRFKRCFWADHKSRSAYNVFGDVVVFDSTYNTNKYGMIFTPFVGVNHHHQTIMFGCGFLSDEKTESYLWLLNKFMEAMPTRAPKAIITDQDPAMTKALAQVLPKTVHRYCLWHILNKFPEKISAVTFREHYQSIKNVIKNSTSPEEFEHGWKDVIRPANLIVGSC, translated from the coding sequence ATGAATGATGAACTGCATATTCCTCAAACTGCGAATGATCGAAAGCCAGAAATTGGAATGAAATTTGCATCAATAGATGATGCATTTGAATTCTACAATCAATATGCACGTGAAGCTGGTTTTAGTGCAAGAATAAGCAATAGCAAAAAGAATAAGATGAATGAAGTTGTTTGGAAACAATTTGTATGCTTTAAAGCTGGTCAAATTGATGAAGTCCGCTCAAAAAATCGAGCGTCGAGTGGTGGCCCGATCAAGAAAAGAGCTCGTGGTGAAGTTAGAACTGATTGTAAGGCAAAGATCTCCATTGTCAAACAACAAACTGGACCCTATTGGAGTATTAGCTTATTTACTGAATGTCATAATCATGGACTTTCTACTCCTTTAAAGGTGCATTTACTCCGATCACACCGTAGTGTCTCTGCTGCGAAGAGAGTGTTGACACAACAATTTTCAGAAGCTAATATACCGACCTGTCAGCAAATGCAACTAATGGAGATAGAGCATGGGGGGCCTGAAAGTGTAGGTTGCACTGAAAGAGATATCAGGAATCTTGAGAGAGATATGAGGGATGAACAGAAGGGGATCAATGCCGAAACTTTGGTAGAATTCTTTACATCTGAAAAGGAGAAAAATTCATCATTTTTCTTTGACTATGAGACAGATTCAGATAATAGGTTCAAAAGATGTTTTTGGGCAGATCATAAATCAAGGAGTGCTTATAATGTATTCGGTGATGTTGTTGTGTTTGATTCTACCTATAACACTAATAAGTACGGAATGATTTTTACACCGTTCGTAGGAGTAAATCATCACCATCAAACAATTATGTTTGGTTGTGGATTTCTAAGTGATGAGAAGACAGAATCATATTTGTGGCTGCTTAATAAGTTCATGGAAGCTATGCCAACAAGGGCACCAAAAGCAATCATCACTGATCAAGATCCTGCTATGACGAAAGCACTTGCACAAGTTTTGCCGAAAACAGTACACCGTTATTGTTTGTGGCACATATTGAATAAATTTCCGGAAAAGATTTCAGCAGTGACTTTCAGAGAGCATTATCAGAGCATAAAAAATGTTATAAAAAATTCTACTTCTCCTGAGGAATTCGAGCATGGTTGGAAAGATGTTATTAGACCTGCTAACTTAATAGTTGGATCTTGTTGA